The proteins below are encoded in one region of Thunnus maccoyii chromosome 24, fThuMac1.1, whole genome shotgun sequence:
- the LOC121891736 gene encoding T-cell surface glycoprotein CD3 zeta chain-like isoform X2 produces MYDPQLCYVLDGFLGLYGLIITGMFIKEKFFKTKAKSTEESIYTDLKGQDTGAYAPLMRDAERGRNRRPADDNATYTDLNKRTESSYKELPARKERQRKNEQVYQGLSSATRDTYDSLQMQPLPAR; encoded by the exons ATGTACGACCCTCAGCTGTGTTATGTCCTGGACGGCTTCCTCGGTCTGTACGGCCTCATCATCACCGGCATGTTCATCAAGGAGAAG tTCTTCAAAACCAAAGCGAAGTCGACGGAGGAGAGTATCTACACC gaTCTGAAGGGTCAGGACACCGGTGCTTACGCTCCGCTGATGAGAGACgctgagagaggaaga AACCGCCGGCCGGCTGACGATAACGCCACATACACG GACTTGAACAAACGTACAGAAAGTAGCTATAAGGAGCTTCCTGCTAGAAAAGAG cgTCAGAGGAAGAACGAGCAGGTTTACCAG GGTCTCAGCTCGGCCACCAGAGACACCTACGACTCGCTGCAGATGCAGCCGCTTCCTGCCCGCTAA